One region of Eleutherodactylus coqui strain aEleCoq1 chromosome 5, aEleCoq1.hap1, whole genome shotgun sequence genomic DNA includes:
- the LOC136629000 gene encoding zinc finger protein 83-like, which yields MEKDRNKMAKSILNLTLEILFQLTREDYTMVKKTSSDGCWVPVCDGWGRPLSPITGPQSHPLIHEDINVQKILELTNQIIELLTGEVPIRCQDVAVYFSMEEWEYLEGHRYLYKEAMMDTRQPLPSPVPSSKRRTPERCPRPLLPQDHQLLYPDEDLTNINATETNVRVDQRCKEKIPTGNRPDDGNGSLEGRLISADCKSDHCNITQDTDEEPAIIPDILLAIHNKDPSSGPLIQFPSSESSQTDKQKKSHRRGEHQRAHTGKKPYSCPECGKCFTRKSDLVTHKRIHTGEKLYSCPECGKCFTDQSHLVIHRRIHTGEKPFSCSECGKCFTEKSHLVSHKRIHTGEKPYSCPECGKCFTDQSHLVIHRRIHTGEKPFSCSECGKCFTEKSHLVSHKRIHTGEKSFSCEECGKCFTEKSHLVSHKRIHTGEKPFSCEECGKCFTEKSHLVAHRRIHTGDKPFSCSECGKCFTQISNLVKHKRIHTGEKPFSCSECEKCFTRKSYLVKHKRIHTGEKPFSCSECEKCFTRKSYLIAHMRMHTGEKPFSCSECGKCFTQISNLVTHKRIHTGEKPFSCPECGKCFTVKSNLLEHERTHTGEKPFSCSECGKCFTKISQLVMHKRIHTEEKRFSCLECGKCYSQKSALVRHEKIHTQK from the exons ATGGAGAAAGACAGGAACAAGATGGCAAAGagtatattaaatctcaccctagagatactcttccagcttactagagag GACTACACAatggtgaagaagacctctagtgatggctgttgggtccctgtgtgtgatggatggggaagacctctgagcccaatcacggggccccaatctcaccccctgatacatgaggacatcaatgtacagaagattctagaactcaccaaccagataattgagctgctgactggagag gttcctataaggtgtcaggatgttgctgtgtatttctccatggaggagtgggagtatttagaaggacacagatatctgtacaaggaggccatgatggatacccgccagccgctcccatcaccag ttccatccagtaagagaagaaccccagagagatgtccccgtcctcttcttccacaggaccatcag cttttgtatccagatgaagatctgaccaatattaatgctacagagacaaatgtgagggtcgatcagcggtgtaaagagaagattcctacaggtaaccgcccag ATGACGGTAACGGGAGCTTAGAGGGACGTttgatatctgcagattgtaaatcGGATCATTGTAATATCACACAAGATACAGATGAAGAACCTGCCATCATCCCAGATATCCTCTTAGCCATTCACaacaaagatccatcatctggtCCTCTTATACAGTTCCCATCTTCTGAGTCATCACAGACtgataagcagaagaaaagtcacagaaggggagaacatcaaagagctcacacagggaagaagccatattcatgtccagaatgtgggaagtgttttacaaggaaatcagatcttgttacacataagagaattcacacaggagagaagctgtattcgtgtccagaatgtgggaaatgttttacagaccaatcacatcttgttatacataggagaattcacacaggagagaagccattttcatgttcagaatgtggaaaatgttttacagagaaatcacatcttgtttcacataagagaattcacacaggagagaagccgtattcatgtccagaatgtgggaaatgttttacagaccaatcacatcttgttatacataggagaattcacacaggagagaagccattttcatgttcagaatgtggaaaatgttttacagagaaatcacatcttgtttcacataagagaattcacacaggagagaagtcattttcatgtgaagaatgtgggaaatgttttacagagaaatcacatcttgtttcacataagagaattcacacaggagagaagccattttcatgtgaagaatgtgggaaatgttttacagagaaatcacatcttgttgcacataggagaattcacacaggagataagccattttcatgttcagaatgtggcaaatgttttactcagatttcaaatcttgttaaacataagagaattcacacaggagagaaaccattctcatgttcagaatgtgagaaatgttttacacggaaatcatatcttgttaaacataagagaattcacacaggagagaagccattctcatgttcagaatgtgagaaatgttttacacGGAAATCATATCTTATTGCACATATGAGAatgcacacaggggagaagccattttcatgttcagaatgtgggaaatgttttactcagatttcaaatcttgttacacataaaagaattcatacaggagagaagccattttcatgtcctgaatgcgGTAAATGTTTTACAGTGAAATCTAATCTTCTTGAAcatgagagaactcacacaggagagaaaccattttcatgttcagaatgtgggaaatgttttacaaagataTCTCAGCTTGTTAtgcataagagaattcacacagaagagaagcgattttcatgtttggaatgtgggaaatgctattCTCAGAAGTCAGCTCTTGTTAGACATGAAAAAATTCACACACAGAAGTAG